One Synechococcus sp. PROS-9-1 DNA window includes the following coding sequences:
- a CDS encoding metal ABC transporter substrate-binding protein — protein sequence MPLPASLLFSSVLLAAANTATPTVVAADGILCDLTRTLVGNQANVICLIKPGTDPHSMALRPADRQTLAKAKIVLLNGYNLTPALNKIRTPGTVVKVGNIAVPNNSAKDPHIWHDPANVIAMANTVASSLKPLFDANGDAAIDQRRAKADRVLASLGSWIGQQVATVPENQRVVVTGHRTYDFLAKRYGVRELPVLDDYTTGGTLRPSSLSAISKSIKASGSKAIFPESLPPSKTMRRISRSSGVPIAKQVPFGDGQAPGKSLVQTATSNVCIFVNAQGGSCDQESASQLQKRWSAI from the coding sequence GTGCCCCTGCCTGCTTCTTTACTGTTTTCAAGTGTTCTGCTGGCGGCAGCCAACACGGCAACTCCCACCGTGGTTGCTGCCGATGGGATTCTTTGCGATCTCACGCGCACTTTGGTGGGAAATCAAGCAAATGTGATCTGCTTGATCAAGCCGGGCACAGATCCGCACTCCATGGCATTGCGCCCAGCTGATCGTCAAACTCTTGCGAAAGCAAAAATTGTGCTCTTGAACGGGTATAACCTCACGCCGGCGTTAAACAAGATCAGAACCCCAGGCACCGTTGTAAAGGTTGGAAATATTGCTGTCCCCAACAACTCTGCAAAAGACCCCCACATTTGGCATGACCCAGCCAATGTGATTGCAATGGCTAACACCGTTGCATCCAGCTTGAAGCCTCTGTTTGATGCCAATGGAGATGCTGCAATTGATCAACGCCGGGCAAAAGCTGATCGTGTTCTTGCCTCACTTGGAAGTTGGATTGGTCAACAAGTCGCAACTGTTCCCGAAAATCAGCGTGTGGTTGTGACCGGTCACCGCACTTATGACTTCTTGGCTAAGCGTTACGGCGTTCGTGAACTTCCCGTTCTTGATGACTACACCACGGGAGGAACATTGCGTCCTTCGAGCTTGTCTGCGATCAGCAAGTCGATCAAAGCATCTGGAAGTAAGGCCATCTTCCCAGAGTCACTTCCTCCTTCTAAAACGATGCGAAGGATTAGTCGCAGTAGCGGGGTTCCCATTGCCAAGCAAGTGCCTTTTGGTGATGGTCAGGCACCAGGGAAAAGCTTGGTGCAAACAGCGACGAGCAATGTTTGCATTTTCGTGAATGCTCAAGGCGGTAGTTGCGATCAGGAATCAGCTTCTCAACTTCAGAAGCGTTGGTCCGCTATTTAG
- a CDS encoding 2TM domain-containing protein yields MTIDEQSRRHAISRLSRKRAYRHQVINYLWVNGLLIVVWALTGFGFFWPIYPLFGWGGALLIQGWKITHPHRHSFSEEEINREIERI; encoded by the coding sequence ATGACGATCGACGAACAATCAAGGCGTCATGCCATTAGCCGTCTCAGCCGCAAGAGGGCCTATCGCCATCAAGTGATTAATTACCTATGGGTGAATGGTCTCTTGATTGTGGTTTGGGCTTTAACAGGATTTGGCTTCTTCTGGCCGATCTATCCTCTCTTCGGCTGGGGGGGCGCCCTTTTAATCCAAGGATGGAAGATCACTCATCCTCATCGTCACTCATTTAGTGAAGAGGAGATCAATCGAGAGATCGAGAGAATCTGA
- a CDS encoding CBS domain-containing protein, with amino-acid sequence MVLQQTVKEVMSSPVLTVTPETALKDAVSLLSDHHISGLPVVDQNGILIGELTEQNLMVRESGVDAGPYVMLLDSVIYLKNPLNWDKQVHQVLGTTVGDLMGRDLHSCSENLPLPKAASMLHERSTQRLIVVDDNKHPVGVLTRGDIVRALASGQP; translated from the coding sequence ATGGTGCTTCAGCAGACGGTCAAAGAGGTGATGTCATCACCGGTATTGACTGTGACACCAGAAACGGCATTAAAAGATGCCGTGAGTCTGCTGAGCGATCACCACATCAGTGGCCTGCCTGTGGTGGATCAGAACGGGATTCTGATCGGTGAACTCACCGAACAAAACCTCATGGTGCGCGAAAGCGGAGTTGATGCCGGCCCCTACGTGATGCTGTTGGACAGCGTGATTTATCTGAAGAACCCACTCAACTGGGACAAACAGGTTCATCAAGTGTTGGGCACCACGGTGGGCGATCTGATGGGACGTGATCTTCATAGCTGTTCAGAGAATCTGCCTCTCCCCAAAGCCGCATCGATGCTGCATGAACGCAGTACCCAGCGACTGATCGTGGTGGACGACAACAAACATCCCGTGGGTGTTTTGACGCGGGGTGACATCGTCCGAGCCTTGGCCTCAGGACAGCCTTAG
- a CDS encoding TIGR03943 family protein — protein sequence MPRLNRIRQARYLPPLVLLLWGWLLVWSSVSARLDLLLNAVFHPVVAIAGVVLMVLGAVQLRSAPRLKTPLNPLSWLVSVAVALLVLLFPPAPSFSDLAANRSEALPEAPRLSFFLPPEQRTLTEWVRLLRSQPDPNLHAGDPVRISGFVLQRPGMQPQLARLTVRCCLADATPAGLPIDWPANADPKPDEWLAVEGTMTSQTKDGLLINVVKPTTIQSIPRPERPLEP from the coding sequence ATGCCACGTCTGAACCGGATTCGACAAGCGCGATACCTACCCCCCCTTGTTTTGCTGCTTTGGGGATGGTTGTTGGTTTGGAGCAGCGTGTCTGCTCGTTTGGATCTGCTGCTAAATGCGGTTTTCCATCCGGTGGTTGCGATTGCAGGAGTTGTTCTGATGGTGCTCGGCGCAGTACAGCTTCGCTCTGCCCCACGCTTGAAAACTCCCTTAAATCCTTTGAGTTGGCTGGTTTCGGTTGCGGTGGCCTTGTTGGTTTTGCTGTTTCCCCCAGCACCCTCCTTCAGTGATTTGGCTGCGAATCGCAGCGAAGCCTTGCCTGAGGCGCCGCGATTGAGTTTTTTTCTTCCGCCGGAACAACGCACGTTGACGGAATGGGTGCGGCTGCTGCGCAGTCAACCCGACCCCAATTTGCATGCAGGTGATCCCGTGCGTATTAGTGGTTTTGTGCTTCAACGCCCTGGGATGCAACCCCAGCTCGCCCGTCTCACGGTGCGGTGTTGTCTGGCTGATGCCACCCCTGCTGGCCTACCCATTGATTGGCCTGCAAACGCGGATCCGAAGCCGGATGAATGGCTGGCTGTCGAGGGAACGATGACATCACAAACCAAGGATGGACTGCTGATCAATGTGGTGAAACCCACCACAATTCAATCCATCCCGAGGCCTGAACGGCCTCTGGAACCATGA
- a CDS encoding transporter substrate-binding domain-containing protein, with product MIRTLFLTGIALISLPIQTVAKQVAQEAIKELRIGVSGTPPFVMEQDGELSGISIEIWKDVSKRLDQPYTFIVQPNTNANIQAVADGNVDLAIGPISITPTRLANPKINFTQPYYHGHEGLLIHKKQPGIIERLRPFIGWAALSSIGILVIVLFIFGNLIWLAERRKNSKQFPRAISMVLGMACGLGLSH from the coding sequence GTGATACGTACGCTTTTTCTCACTGGAATCGCTCTGATTTCACTTCCCATTCAGACGGTTGCGAAGCAAGTCGCGCAGGAAGCCATCAAGGAGTTACGGATTGGGGTGAGTGGGACCCCTCCATTTGTAATGGAGCAGGATGGTGAACTAAGTGGCATAAGTATTGAGATTTGGAAAGACGTGTCAAAGCGTCTAGATCAACCCTACACATTTATTGTTCAGCCAAATACCAATGCAAATATACAAGCTGTAGCTGATGGGAACGTTGATTTAGCCATCGGTCCAATCAGCATTACACCAACACGATTAGCCAATCCAAAGATCAATTTTACGCAACCCTATTATCATGGACATGAGGGCTTACTCATTCATAAGAAACAACCAGGAATTATTGAGCGTTTACGACCATTTATTGGCTGGGCCGCTTTGTCTTCAATAGGCATACTTGTGATAGTTCTATTTATTTTTGGAAACCTCATTTGGTTGGCAGAGCGACGCAAAAATAGCAAACAGTTTCCCCGCGCAATTTCCATGGTGTTGGGAATGGCATGTGGTTTGGGCTTGTCACACTAA
- a CDS encoding permease: MTRFATGWAIFQGLLIEALPFLLLGVSIAGLARWLVPQSTWIKRLPRHPLLAPVVGALLGFALPACECGNVPVARRLLASGAPLGTGFGFLFAAPVLNPIVLASTWAAFPDQTWLLWGRPIGAFLIAIALSALLGLLPESSLLASALLEERRLSQPLSRVGLLERRSGLVGVDFNASERRLEEVPLRPAELLQHSTREFLSLLTLLVFGCALAAAVQTWLPRSWLLALGSGPTVSVLALMLLALVVSVCSSVDAFLALGFAAQVTPGALLAFLLLGPVVDLKLAGLFTVLLSTRAIAITAVAASLLVLLIGQWVNLVLL; encoded by the coding sequence ATGACACGCTTCGCCACTGGCTGGGCCATTTTTCAAGGCCTGTTAATCGAAGCGCTTCCTTTTTTGCTTTTGGGCGTTTCGATTGCTGGCTTGGCGAGATGGCTTGTCCCCCAGTCCACATGGATTAAACGTCTGCCTCGCCACCCCCTGCTTGCACCAGTTGTTGGAGCCTTGCTTGGTTTCGCGTTGCCGGCCTGTGAATGTGGGAATGTTCCAGTCGCGAGACGTCTGCTTGCAAGCGGAGCGCCATTGGGGACTGGCTTTGGTTTTTTGTTTGCAGCGCCGGTTCTTAATCCGATCGTGTTAGCGAGCACTTGGGCCGCCTTTCCTGATCAGACCTGGTTGCTTTGGGGTCGACCCATTGGAGCTTTTCTGATTGCGATCGCGCTCAGCGCACTGCTGGGGTTGTTGCCTGAGTCGAGCTTGTTGGCGTCTGCCCTGCTCGAGGAGCGAAGACTGAGTCAACCCCTCTCTCGGGTGGGACTGCTTGAACGTCGCAGTGGGCTGGTTGGTGTGGACTTCAATGCTTCTGAACGTCGGCTGGAGGAGGTTCCGCTCCGACCTGCGGAGCTGCTCCAACACAGCACGCGTGAATTTTTGAGCCTGCTCACCTTGCTCGTGTTTGGCTGTGCGCTCGCCGCTGCGGTGCAAACCTGGTTGCCGCGCAGTTGGCTGTTGGCTTTGGGCTCTGGCCCCACCGTTTCGGTGCTCGCTCTGATGCTCTTGGCTCTTGTGGTCTCGGTTTGTTCCAGCGTTGATGCGTTTCTTGCGCTTGGCTTTGCAGCTCAGGTCACGCCTGGTGCCTTGTTGGCATTTTTGCTTCTCGGTCCAGTGGTGGATCTCAAGCTTGCTGGCTTGTTCACTGTGCTTCTTTCAACGCGAGCCATTGCCATCACCGCAGTCGCAGCATCGTTGCTCGTTCTCTTGATCGGGCAGTGGGTCAATCTTGTTCTGCTCTAA
- a CDS encoding CDP-alcohol phosphatidyltransferase family protein, producing the protein MISPWRLWADRLTLARALMGLPLLVALATHYDALAWWLLLIGGWSDAADGWLARRADGGSTWGARLDPLADKLLISAPLIWLASEGILPVWAVWLLLARELLISGWRGDSSDGAPASAAGKAKTILQFLSLALMLWPPLWGDPELVQGLRGVGVGLFWPSLFLALWSAWGYLKPRRSEPGQR; encoded by the coding sequence TTGATCTCTCCCTGGCGCCTGTGGGCTGATCGACTCACCCTTGCTCGAGCCCTGATGGGACTCCCGCTTCTTGTCGCCTTGGCGACGCATTACGACGCGTTGGCCTGGTGGTTATTGCTGATTGGAGGCTGGAGCGATGCAGCGGATGGCTGGTTGGCGAGACGTGCCGATGGTGGCAGCACCTGGGGAGCTCGATTGGACCCTCTCGCTGACAAGTTGTTGATCAGTGCTCCTCTGATCTGGTTGGCGTCAGAGGGAATCCTTCCGGTTTGGGCTGTTTGGCTGTTGCTGGCCCGCGAATTGCTGATCTCTGGCTGGCGTGGAGACAGCAGTGATGGGGCACCAGCATCCGCTGCAGGAAAAGCCAAAACAATCCTCCAATTCCTCAGCCTTGCGCTCATGCTTTGGCCCCCCCTATGGGGAGATCCAGAACTGGTTCAGGGTTTGAGAGGGGTCGGTGTGGGTTTGTTTTGGCCCTCGTTGTTTTTGGCGTTGTGGTCAGCCTGGGGCTATCTCAAGCCTCGTCGATCAGAGCCTGGTCAGCGCTGA
- a CDS encoding PCC domain-containing protein, which translates to MNTLTLHLEPGQDLLLSLSEVAQKKQISGFLLGVVGNLSKASFQCPGRDKPTVLEGELEIITLNGTFHSDGVHLHLSLSDGACQVWGGHLESGSLILKGADLLLGILKQGKEARSKTKKHLEIAVLPGCPWCDSALRLLESYNIPHLVITVDNDVTFQQCKQRSGMNTFPQVFIDGATAGGFDSLEKLQRSGELLSMK; encoded by the coding sequence ATGAATACGCTGACGCTTCATCTTGAGCCAGGCCAAGACCTACTGCTATCCCTGTCGGAGGTAGCCCAAAAGAAGCAGATCAGTGGATTTCTATTAGGGGTTGTTGGAAATCTGTCAAAGGCATCATTTCAATGTCCCGGACGTGATAAACCAACAGTCTTAGAGGGTGAACTAGAGATCATCACCCTGAATGGAACCTTTCATTCAGACGGAGTTCATCTCCACTTGAGCCTTTCAGATGGTGCATGTCAGGTTTGGGGCGGGCATCTCGAAAGCGGCTCCCTGATACTGAAAGGAGCAGATCTTCTCCTGGGAATTCTCAAACAGGGGAAAGAAGCGCGAAGCAAAACCAAAAAACACTTAGAGATCGCAGTACTTCCTGGCTGTCCATGGTGCGATAGTGCACTCCGACTTTTAGAGTCTTACAACATTCCTCACCTGGTGATCACTGTTGACAATGACGTCACCTTTCAACAGTGTAAGCAACGCAGTGGGATGAATACCTTTCCACAAGTCTTTATTGATGGAGCGACTGCTGGTGGCTTCGATAGCCTTGAAAAGCTACAACGTTCAGGCGAATTGCTCTCAATGAAATGA
- a CDS encoding transporter substrate-binding domain-containing protein: protein MWFGLVTLTTVGYGDRAPLSRSGRAIAGIWMVISLVAVSSITAGLASAFTLSLAQMAPSGIRNKDDLKGKKLAVIKGTTSLRWGEIYETDAFQTENLNESITMLRSDEVEGVIFDRAPLRYYLKQNKDSNLKLADFPLAVQTYGFVLPKGSSLITRLNIEIMEMEWNGVTERIETKLLD from the coding sequence ATGTGGTTTGGGCTTGTCACACTAACAACAGTGGGGTATGGAGATCGTGCACCTTTATCAAGAAGTGGCAGAGCAATTGCAGGCATTTGGATGGTGATCTCACTTGTAGCGGTATCGTCAATTACTGCCGGCCTTGCATCAGCATTTACATTATCCCTGGCACAGATGGCGCCTTCAGGGATTCGGAATAAAGACGACTTGAAAGGCAAAAAATTAGCCGTTATAAAAGGAACGACAAGCCTAAGATGGGGTGAAATATATGAAACCGATGCTTTCCAAACCGAAAATTTAAATGAATCAATAACAATGCTAAGGAGTGACGAAGTAGAAGGAGTTATTTTTGACCGTGCGCCGCTTCGCTACTACCTCAAGCAGAACAAAGACAGCAATCTTAAATTAGCGGATTTTCCACTTGCTGTTCAAACGTATGGATTCGTACTACCGAAAGGCAGCTCATTAATAACCCGATTAAATATTGAGATAATGGAAATGGAATGGAACGGAGTAACAGAAAGAATTGAGACAAAATTGTTAGACTAA
- a CDS encoding CopG family transcriptional regulator, producing MSFLESLLHELQDQLVPAESAISAGQVAESATSERLNVTLPAGIMSRLKQQALQEGRSCSSLATFLIEDGLRRHTVIR from the coding sequence GTGTCATTTCTTGAGAGTCTTTTGCATGAGCTGCAGGATCAGCTTGTTCCTGCAGAGTCTGCAATCAGTGCTGGCCAAGTGGCCGAGTCGGCCACGTCTGAGCGACTCAACGTGACACTTCCCGCTGGCATTATGAGCCGGCTGAAGCAGCAAGCCCTTCAGGAAGGGAGGAGCTGTAGCAGCCTGGCAACATTTCTGATTGAAGATGGTTTACGACGCCACACTGTGATTCGATAA
- a CDS encoding c-type cytochrome: MRFLLSAVFALLLVLSMPMRAMASDTVRGGQIFNTNCAACHAGGGNIVKSERTLRQADLESFLPNYLTGHETGIVAQVTYGRNAMPAFLDVLSENEIADVAAYVEDQASHGWS; the protein is encoded by the coding sequence ATGCGTTTTTTGCTATCAGCTGTTTTTGCCTTGTTGCTGGTCTTGAGCATGCCCATGCGTGCGATGGCTTCTGACACCGTGAGAGGTGGTCAGATTTTTAATACCAATTGCGCTGCATGCCATGCCGGCGGTGGAAATATCGTGAAAAGTGAGCGCACGTTGCGGCAGGCCGACCTTGAGTCGTTTCTCCCCAACTACTTGACTGGTCATGAGACCGGAATCGTGGCTCAGGTGACCTACGGGCGTAACGCGATGCCTGCATTCCTGGATGTGCTGAGTGAGAATGAAATTGCGGATGTTGCGGCCTACGTTGAAGATCAAGCCAGCCATGGCTGGAGTTAA
- a CDS encoding NAD-dependent epimerase/dehydratase family protein, with protein sequence MKILVMGGTRFVGKPLVARLQDQGHALTLFTRGRLPSPEGVASIQGDRSVDADLNQLKGHDFEVIIDSSGRSLDDSRRVLAVTGAPTHRFLYVSSAGVYAASTQWPLDETAAIDPASRHSGKADTEQWLQEQGIPFTSFRPTYIVGPGNYNPVERWFFDRIVNDRPIPLPGSGETITQIGHAEDLAEAMARSLEVDAASNRIYNCSASRGITFRGLIEAAAMACGRDPKGLDLRPFDPSGLDPKARKAFPLRLSHFLTDTTRVRRELAWEPRFDACASLVDSYQREYKGQPTSDPDFSADQALIDEA encoded by the coding sequence ATGAAGATTCTCGTAATGGGTGGCACCCGCTTTGTTGGGAAGCCATTGGTGGCAAGGCTTCAGGACCAGGGGCATGCACTCACCCTGTTCACACGAGGCCGACTTCCCTCACCCGAAGGAGTGGCGTCAATCCAAGGAGATCGCAGCGTTGATGCCGATCTCAACCAACTCAAAGGACATGACTTTGAGGTGATCATCGACAGCTCGGGGCGCAGTTTGGACGACAGTCGTCGCGTCCTAGCGGTGACGGGCGCCCCAACCCATCGCTTTCTGTATGTGAGTTCCGCTGGGGTCTATGCCGCCTCAACGCAGTGGCCGTTGGATGAGACAGCCGCAATCGATCCCGCCAGTCGACACTCCGGCAAGGCCGACACCGAACAATGGCTGCAAGAGCAGGGGATTCCCTTCACCAGCTTCCGTCCCACTTACATCGTGGGGCCTGGGAATTACAACCCAGTGGAGAGATGGTTCTTTGACCGAATCGTGAATGATCGACCGATTCCTCTTCCAGGCTCAGGTGAGACCATCACCCAGATTGGCCATGCTGAAGACCTTGCTGAGGCCATGGCGCGCTCGCTTGAAGTGGATGCCGCTAGCAATCGGATCTACAACTGCAGCGCAAGCCGTGGCATTACTTTCCGCGGCTTGATCGAAGCGGCAGCCATGGCCTGTGGCCGAGACCCCAAGGGATTGGATTTACGACCGTTTGACCCCAGTGGACTGGATCCCAAAGCTCGCAAGGCCTTTCCTCTAAGGCTGAGTCACTTTTTAACCGACACCACTCGCGTTAGGCGTGAACTGGCTTGGGAGCCACGGTTTGATGCCTGTGCCTCCCTCGTTGACAGCTATCAACGGGAGTACAAAGGCCAGCCCACATCGGATCCTGACTTCAGCGCTGACCAGGCTCTGATCGACGAGGCTTGA
- a CDS encoding DUF3721 domain-containing protein — MRLSPSAGLLLSLLALMTPAIAHHEIGSDHSGTLLSMEMEPSASNVGTEPIKAMYDTKAEAEKAAALFNCKGAHQMGAKWMPCNAHNHGSSAGH; from the coding sequence ATGCGTCTCTCCCCATCCGCTGGACTGCTTTTGAGCTTGCTGGCTTTGATGACTCCTGCAATCGCTCATCACGAGATTGGTTCTGACCACAGCGGAACACTGCTGTCGATGGAGATGGAGCCTTCCGCATCAAACGTTGGCACTGAGCCCATCAAAGCGATGTATGACACCAAGGCAGAAGCCGAGAAGGCAGCAGCTTTGTTCAACTGCAAGGGGGCCCATCAGATGGGGGCGAAATGGATGCCTTGCAACGCTCATAACCATGGCTCTAGTGCAGGACACTGA
- a CDS encoding metal ABC transporter ATP-binding protein: MTFRFLEEPVLRARDVNVQYGDSVVLENVSLSLQSGTLTALVGANGAGKSTLLRVLKGQLRPSSGSVYCDGDLIETCRERVALMPQRSRIDWSFPISVSDLVDLGSMNGRSFGCCDREAALQRVGLADLANRRLDALSGGQQQRALLARSLVQPSRMLLLDEPCAAIDPPSRDQLLLLMRQLADAGHTLLVSSHDWGEALDSYDRVIVVDRRVLADGPPAEVRRSLKGLVNPGNHHCG; encoded by the coding sequence TTGACGTTTCGATTTTTGGAAGAGCCAGTTCTCAGAGCAAGGGATGTGAATGTTCAATATGGCGATAGCGTTGTGTTGGAAAATGTCTCGCTGTCGCTGCAATCAGGCACATTGACTGCTCTAGTTGGTGCAAATGGAGCCGGTAAATCCACTCTGCTGCGTGTGCTTAAGGGGCAATTACGTCCGTCAAGTGGCTCGGTTTATTGCGATGGCGACTTGATCGAGACTTGTCGTGAACGGGTGGCGTTAATGCCTCAGCGCAGTCGGATTGATTGGTCGTTCCCCATCAGCGTGAGTGATCTCGTGGATCTTGGATCCATGAATGGCCGTTCTTTTGGATGTTGCGATCGAGAGGCTGCACTCCAACGTGTTGGGCTTGCCGATCTTGCAAACAGACGCCTCGATGCACTTTCAGGTGGACAGCAGCAACGAGCCTTGCTTGCTCGTTCTCTGGTGCAACCCTCTCGCATGCTTCTTCTTGATGAACCCTGTGCAGCGATCGATCCGCCCTCTCGTGATCAGTTGTTATTGCTGATGCGTCAGTTGGCTGATGCCGGTCATACCTTGCTGGTGAGCAGTCATGACTGGGGTGAGGCGCTTGATTCCTATGACCGCGTCATTGTGGTGGATCGGCGTGTTCTTGCTGATGGCCCTCCTGCAGAGGTGAGACGCTCTCTTAAAGGTTTGGTCAATCCGGGGAATCATCACTGTGGATGA
- the hisA gene encoding 1-(5-phosphoribosyl)-5-[(5-phosphoribosylamino)methylideneamino]imidazole-4-carboxamide isomerase, whose protein sequence is MEIIPAIDLLQGSCVRLHQGDYDQVTRFSDDPLAQAQQWVKQGATRLHLVDLDGARSGEPINDQAVRLIAKELSIPVQLGGGVRSLERAEELLSCGLDRVILGTVAIENPELVMELASRHPHKIVVGIDARNGFVATRGWVEESNVEATALAQRFSAAGIAAIISTDIATDGTLAGPNLEALRAMAQASEVPVIASGGVGCMADLLSLLALEPLGVEGVIVGRALYDGRVDLHEAIQAMAEGRLQDPLSDQCRTIA, encoded by the coding sequence ATGGAGATCATCCCCGCCATTGACCTTTTGCAGGGCAGCTGTGTTCGTTTGCATCAGGGTGACTACGACCAGGTCACTCGCTTTAGCGACGACCCACTGGCTCAGGCGCAACAGTGGGTCAAACAGGGTGCAACCCGTCTGCATCTGGTGGATCTCGATGGTGCTCGAAGTGGTGAGCCCATCAATGATCAAGCGGTGCGCTTGATTGCCAAAGAGCTCTCCATTCCTGTGCAGCTGGGTGGCGGAGTGCGCTCGTTGGAGAGGGCTGAAGAGCTGCTCAGCTGTGGACTGGATCGGGTCATTCTCGGCACCGTGGCGATTGAGAACCCAGAGTTGGTGATGGAGCTTGCCAGCCGTCACCCTCACAAAATTGTGGTGGGCATTGATGCACGCAACGGTTTCGTCGCCACCCGTGGATGGGTTGAGGAGAGCAACGTGGAAGCCACGGCTCTGGCGCAGCGCTTCAGTGCCGCAGGAATCGCGGCCATCATCAGCACCGATATCGCCACCGATGGCACGTTGGCTGGGCCGAATCTCGAAGCCTTGCGAGCCATGGCTCAAGCGAGTGAGGTTCCTGTGATCGCCTCGGGAGGCGTGGGTTGCATGGCAGATCTGCTTTCGCTACTCGCCCTGGAACCACTGGGTGTGGAGGGAGTGATCGTGGGTCGAGCGCTCTACGACGGTCGCGTCGACTTGCATGAAGCAATCCAGGCGATGGCGGAGGGTCGTCTGCAAGACCCTCTGAGTGATCAGTGCCGCACGATCGCTTGA
- a CDS encoding metal ABC transporter permease: MDEIVFWLLPLLMALLVGILCPVMGTLLVTQRRVLQANLISHAVLPGLALSVAFGFDPALGGVISGILGSLLAERLQRSSKLNEEAVINTVLAGFLGLGVLMIPLLGLRLDLEALLFGDLLTVGWLDIGRVLVACLAVAWLLGTRYRELVYLGVDPEGAASAGLPVRGLRLALSAVTAAVIVSAMAAVGVILVIGLLCAPVLPGLHRVKSLRAAMIQAAFVGLALSGGGFLLALPLNLPPGPLIGVACVVLLCPLAGRST; the protein is encoded by the coding sequence GTGGATGAAATCGTTTTTTGGTTGTTGCCTCTGTTGATGGCACTTTTGGTGGGGATTTTGTGTCCTGTGATGGGAACTCTGTTAGTGACCCAGCGACGGGTGCTTCAGGCCAACCTCATTTCCCATGCCGTGCTTCCAGGATTGGCGTTATCCGTTGCCTTTGGTTTTGACCCAGCCTTGGGGGGCGTGATCAGCGGCATTCTTGGTTCCTTATTGGCGGAACGATTGCAGCGCAGCTCAAAACTGAATGAGGAAGCTGTGATCAATACCGTGCTTGCTGGTTTCCTTGGGCTGGGCGTTTTGATGATCCCTTTGCTGGGTTTGCGCCTGGATCTTGAGGCCTTGCTGTTTGGTGATTTGCTCACGGTGGGTTGGCTTGATATAGGCCGGGTTTTGGTTGCTTGTCTTGCGGTGGCCTGGCTTCTTGGCACTCGCTACCGGGAGCTTGTTTATTTGGGTGTTGATCCAGAGGGGGCTGCCTCGGCGGGACTGCCGGTGCGAGGTCTACGTCTTGCCCTATCTGCGGTAACGGCTGCGGTCATCGTCAGTGCCATGGCAGCAGTGGGAGTGATTTTGGTCATTGGCTTGCTGTGTGCCCCGGTTCTTCCAGGGCTACATCGAGTGAAAAGCCTTCGCGCCGCAATGATTCAGGCCGCTTTTGTGGGTTTGGCCCTCAGTGGCGGTGGTTTCCTTTTGGCTTTGCCTCTCAATCTCCCCCCAGGACCTTTGATCGGGGTGGCATGTGTTGTGTTGCTTTGCCCACTAGCAGGAAGAAGTACCTAG